A genomic stretch from Candidatus Omnitrophota bacterium includes:
- a CDS encoding RNA polymerase sigma factor RpoD/SigA: MEAIRNYLKQVRRIPLLTAKEEIDLIKRIKKGDNKARQKMIRSNLRLVINIAKRYMHLGMPLMDLIEEGNMGLMKAVEKFDPRKGFRFSTYAAWWIKQGITRAVAEQVKTIRMPLYMNELIVKWKKTKEQMAHKLKRVPSDEETAKKLKVSRDRMDQITFWLSATTSSLEAPIGEEDGGEVMDMIEDEKAVLPDVEIERFLNKERLGSLLEVMNKREKAILDLRFGMADGVPHTLAEVAGKLKLSRERIRQIEESALGKLKKFIELQDEEAE, encoded by the coding sequence ATGGAAGCTATACGCAATTACCTGAAGCAGGTCCGGCGCATACCGCTGTTGACCGCCAAGGAAGAAATAGACCTGATCAAACGCATCAAGAAAGGCGACAACAAAGCGCGCCAGAAAATGATACGCTCAAACCTGCGGCTGGTCATTAATATAGCCAAACGCTATATGCACCTGGGCATGCCGCTGATGGACCTTATAGAAGAAGGCAATATGGGCCTGATGAAGGCGGTTGAGAAATTTGACCCTCGGAAGGGATTCCGTTTCTCAACCTACGCTGCCTGGTGGATCAAACAAGGCATAACCCGCGCGGTAGCCGAGCAGGTAAAAACTATCAGGATGCCGCTTTATATGAATGAGCTTATCGTCAAATGGAAGAAAACAAAGGAGCAGATGGCGCATAAGTTAAAACGCGTACCCTCGGACGAAGAAACAGCCAAAAAACTCAAGGTTTCACGAGACAGGATGGACCAGATCACCTTCTGGCTCTCCGCGACCACCTCCTCTCTTGAGGCCCCGATAGGAGAAGAGGACGGCGGCGAAGTCATGGATATGATAGAAGACGAAAAGGCGGTATTACCCGATGTGGAAATAGAACGGTTCTTAAACAAGGAGCGCCTTGGCTCTCTTCTCGAGGTAATGAACAAAAGGGAGAAGGCGATCCTTGACCTCAGGTTTGGAATGGCCGACGGCGTGCCGCATACGCTGGCAGAGGTCGCCGGGAAGCTGAAACTGTCCCGCGAAAGGATAAGGCAGATAGAAGAATCGGCGCTTGGCAAACTTAAAAAATTTATCGAACTGCAGGACGAGGAGGCCGAATGA
- a CDS encoding adenine phosphoribosyltransferase, giving the protein MKTMAKKDLADHVRSIPDFPKKGILFRDITTVLQDAAAFKQAVEMITCEYADKKIDKIVAVEARGFILGGAIAHCLNAGFVPVRKKGKLPWKTQSVTYELEYGTDTLEIHEDAIKAGERILIVDDLLATGGTVAAVTNLVNQFKGKIIGIAFLIELVDLKGRDKLKGYPIHSLIEFEGE; this is encoded by the coding sequence ATGAAAACCATGGCAAAAAAAGACCTGGCTGATCATGTGCGCAGCATTCCGGACTTTCCCAAAAAAGGCATATTGTTCAGAGACATCACTACGGTATTGCAGGACGCGGCAGCGTTTAAACAAGCGGTAGAAATGATAACCTGTGAATACGCCGATAAAAAAATTGACAAGATCGTCGCGGTGGAAGCGCGCGGCTTCATACTGGGAGGCGCCATAGCGCACTGTCTTAATGCCGGGTTTGTGCCGGTGAGGAAAAAAGGCAAGCTGCCGTGGAAAACACAAAGCGTTACCTATGAATTAGAATACGGCACAGATACCCTTGAAATACATGAGGACGCTATCAAAGCAGGCGAGAGGATACTCATAGTGGACGACCTGCTGGCAACCGGCGGCACCGTGGCAGCGGTAACAAATCTGGTCAACCAGTTCAAGGGTAAGATCATAGGTATAGCGTTCCTTATAGAATTAGTTGATTTAAAGGGCAGGGACAAGCTCAAGGGCTATCCCATACATTCTTTGATAGAGTTTGAAGGCGAGTAG
- a CDS encoding histidinol phosphate phosphatase domain-containing protein has product MYDLHTHSLLSDGVLLPSELARRYEEKGYKAIAITDHCDYSNVDFVISAITNFCGHWPKKGHIKVLPGIELTHLPVEQYKPLAAYARSKGIKVIVAHGESIAEPVARGTNRAAIEAGVNILAHPGLVTDKEARMAKQKGVLLEITARKGHNQTNQIVLEQALENGARLIINTDSHMPEDILDIKEFKNVGLKSGLTSKQYKAVMKNTAEFIKEVL; this is encoded by the coding sequence ATGTACGACCTACATACCCATTCATTATTAAGCGACGGCGTATTGCTTCCTTCGGAGTTGGCGCGCCGCTACGAAGAAAAGGGATATAAGGCAATAGCGATCACCGACCATTGCGACTATTCCAACGTTGATTTTGTGATCTCAGCAATAACAAATTTCTGCGGGCATTGGCCGAAGAAAGGGCACATTAAGGTCCTGCCGGGAATAGAGCTTACCCATTTGCCCGTTGAGCAGTATAAACCTTTAGCCGCGTACGCCAGGTCAAAAGGCATAAAGGTAATAGTGGCTCACGGAGAAAGCATTGCCGAGCCGGTTGCCAGGGGCACAAACCGCGCCGCGATAGAGGCGGGGGTCAACATACTGGCCCATCCCGGGCTGGTCACCGATAAAGAGGCAAGGATGGCAAAACAAAAGGGCGTCCTGCTTGAGATCACCGCGAGAAAAGGCCACAATCAGACAAACCAGATAGTCCTGGAGCAGGCGCTTGAGAACGGCGCGCGGTTGATCATTAATACAGACAGCCATATGCCGGAAGACATACTGGATATAAAGGAATTTAAAAACGTCGGCTTAAAAAGCGGGTTGACTTCAAAACAATATAAGGCGGTCATGAAGAATACCGCGGAATTTATAAAGGAGGTATTATGA
- a CDS encoding alginate export family protein → MGKRLILICALVFAVAFCAAAYAEVQSVKVGGDLTIMGIGRKLDPGGDTSEQDKEKSFASIARIQLDADLTDNVATTVRLLNERYWDNETHNGAGTSDASTTDIALDLAYVTLKEFMDLPLTLSVGRQEIHLGSEMIMGDVDTNNAVSTASAFSGRDPDLSARKAFDAIRATLDYNPLTVDLVVAKIDENTIAESDDDDLYAAYASYNVGDKYDSIVDLYYFLQREALNQFTAETGFKNRTVNVIGSRVVTHPIENLTYSLEGAYQFGNWHNGTVNHSANLKAWALETGATYVWKDANYTPALTMLYAYFSGDDDDAAFSDNDRYRMWQPMYENQNFGHIAGALLAQQNIHILGGKLSVAPMEDLTLSGEYYAFWWAKAYGDKVAGVSDSIAATATTSTRLYMTNKSFAAQEVDLKATYNYTEDVELSLLGGVLVPGGSFDKGSDSTVGELIASMKVTF, encoded by the coding sequence ATGGGAAAGCGCTTAATTTTGATCTGCGCCTTGGTATTCGCGGTCGCGTTTTGCGCGGCAGCATATGCTGAAGTGCAGAGCGTAAAAGTAGGCGGCGATCTTACCATTATGGGTATAGGCCGCAAATTAGATCCGGGAGGAGATACCAGCGAACAGGACAAAGAGAAATCGTTTGCCAGTATCGCCAGGATACAGTTAGATGCAGACCTTACGGACAACGTCGCGACAACCGTGCGTTTACTGAATGAAAGGTATTGGGATAACGAAACGCACAACGGCGCTGGTACTTCTGACGCCTCAACAACTGATATAGCGTTGGATCTAGCGTACGTAACGTTAAAGGAATTTATGGACCTTCCTTTGACATTGTCTGTGGGCCGCCAGGAGATCCATCTTGGCAGCGAAATGATCATGGGTGATGTGGACACAAACAACGCGGTAAGCACAGCCAGCGCGTTCAGCGGCCGCGATCCTGACTTAAGCGCTCGCAAGGCATTTGACGCGATACGCGCTACCTTGGATTATAACCCGCTGACCGTTGACCTCGTTGTCGCGAAGATAGATGAAAACACCATCGCGGAGAGCGATGATGATGACCTCTATGCCGCTTACGCTAGCTACAACGTAGGCGATAAATATGACAGCATAGTGGATCTGTATTATTTCTTACAGCGCGAGGCACTTAACCAATTTACAGCTGAGACGGGTTTCAAAAATCGCACTGTGAATGTAATAGGTTCGCGCGTTGTAACCCATCCAATTGAAAACCTGACCTATAGCTTGGAAGGCGCGTATCAGTTTGGCAATTGGCATAACGGCACCGTCAATCATTCAGCCAATCTAAAGGCATGGGCGTTAGAGACAGGGGCTACCTACGTCTGGAAAGACGCGAATTATACCCCTGCCTTGACAATGCTTTATGCTTACTTCAGCGGTGATGACGACGATGCCGCTTTCAGCGATAATGACAGGTATAGGATGTGGCAGCCAATGTATGAAAACCAGAACTTTGGCCATATCGCCGGCGCGTTGTTAGCTCAGCAGAATATTCACATTCTAGGCGGTAAATTGTCTGTGGCGCCGATGGAAGACCTGACCTTAAGCGGTGAATATTATGCCTTCTGGTGGGCCAAAGCGTATGGTGATAAAGTAGCGGGCGTATCAGACAGCATCGCCGCAACAGCCACAACCAGCACTAGGCTCTATATGACGAATAAGAGTTTTGCGGCGCAAGAAGTTGATCTTAAAGCCACCTATAATTATACCGAAGATGTTGAATTATCATTATTAGGCGGCGTGCTTGTTCCCGGCGGCTCATTTGACAAGGGCAGCGACAGCACAGTAGGAGAATTAATAGCTTCAATGAAAGTAACATTCTAA
- a CDS encoding AAA family ATPase — protein sequence MRIISISNQKGGCGKTTTAVNLAASLAQNGKRILLIDLDPQAHATSGLNINNELSVYNVLSKIANKKARFEDIIVKVSNLFDLAPSNMLLGTLEQELADEIGRESRLFDCLKKVTHGYDYVLIDCPPNLGILTINAIRASEKIIIPVEASRFSLEGLNHLIKIINLVNERLEHNVTFSVLVTIFDSRLRHSFQMLNRIRSQFKKSMFNTIVHTNVKLKESQAEGKHIFDYDKYSRGAKDYFSLSREIISIEESAGQGIREKDAAEEIPLAGPRKATFLLRAPEAKVVNVVGDFNNWLIDDNSKLFKRGDVWERNFYIKPGNYKYRFVVDGKRWLEDPENPQTLVNPFGELDSILKHE from the coding sequence ATGCGTATAATATCTATATCCAACCAGAAGGGAGGCTGCGGTAAAACGACCACGGCGGTAAACCTGGCCGCGTCTTTGGCGCAGAACGGCAAGCGCATACTGCTTATAGACCTTGACCCGCAGGCGCACGCCACATCAGGGCTCAACATCAATAACGAATTAAGCGTGTATAATGTGCTCTCAAAGATAGCCAATAAGAAGGCGCGTTTTGAGGATATCATCGTAAAGGTATCCAACCTTTTTGACCTGGCCCCTTCAAATATGTTATTGGGCACCCTCGAGCAGGAACTGGCTGATGAAATCGGCAGGGAATCGCGCCTCTTTGACTGCCTCAAGAAAGTCACCCACGGTTATGACTATGTGCTTATTGACTGCCCTCCCAACCTGGGAATACTCACGATCAACGCCATAAGGGCGAGTGAAAAGATCATCATACCCGTTGAGGCAAGCCGCTTTTCGCTGGAAGGCCTCAACCACCTGATCAAGATCATAAACCTTGTAAATGAGCGCCTGGAGCACAATGTAACGTTTTCCGTGCTGGTCACCATATTTGATTCGCGCCTGAGGCACTCCTTCCAGATGCTTAACAGGATAAGAAGCCAATTCAAAAAAAGCATGTTCAATACCATCGTACACACAAACGTAAAGCTCAAAGAATCTCAGGCGGAGGGCAAACATATATTTGACTACGACAAGTATTCGCGCGGGGCCAAGGACTATTTCAGCCTTTCGCGGGAGATCATAAGCATAGAAGAATCGGCAGGCCAGGGGATACGGGAGAAAGACGCCGCTGAAGAGATACCTCTTGCCGGGCCCAGGAAAGCCACGTTTCTCCTGCGCGCGCCGGAAGCAAAGGTGGTCAACGTAGTGGGCGACTTCAATAACTGGCTCATAGACGACAACAGTAAATTGTTTAAAAGAGGCGACGTCTGGGAAAGGAACTTCTATATTAAGCCGGGAAACTACAAATACAGATTCGTAGTTGACGGTAAAAGATGGCTGGAAGACCCTGAGAACCCCCAGACCCTGGTCAATCCCTTTGGAGAACTGGATTCCATATTAAAACATGAATAA
- the glgP gene encoding alpha-glucan family phosphorylase, translating into MQRTRTSEFLSLVEVENYEDIYSKDIQDGLYFGMPLECVIETEKRLRSSPERSIAYFSMEYGLGSSFYNSFKTARGIHPNNSNQEHEVFSNFRLADYFFTFQIESIMDLPLYSGGLGVLAGDTLKTMADYKLPVVALGMLWNTGYFRQRFWFKYGQMPEAIHWDPASYPGLIPLKNRVKIKLKSETIELKLWKYYCYSYRHDYAIPLILLDSCLESNTEKLKCLTDQLYRSDDVWIKIMQRVILGMGGVAALEELGYNIGTYHMNEGHAVFAFLAKARGLGDKDIEGLKQHFAYTCHTPVEAGHDRFSTGDLGRILPKEDMEIAQEFGREGEGAVNLTLLAMNVSSRINAVSKAHQKVTHLQFPAYRDTIGFVTNGVHTHTWISDSFMQLFEDFRDTFGDIKANPMALAKASDLRKEPGFREALWQAHQVNKSRLCGMLYKWGLNKDLFTICWARRVAAYKRPSMILQDVNRLLEIAGKYGPIQIIFAGKAHPMDNMGFTYINEMLDKVDGLNEEYDMLKIIMLENYETFLAKTLTSGVDVWLNNPLPPFEASGTSGMKAILNGVIQMTTLDGWVVEAEDKGIGKIFGYRNKEGHIGGEHNLHMEDDARQLYKALEETVALYYRTNAQGKVDASSPWIDMMINCIAAGADFNTYRMLDEYKEKIWQIK; encoded by the coding sequence ATGCAGCGAACCCGGACCTCAGAGTTTCTATCTCTGGTTGAGGTAGAAAACTACGAAGATATTTACAGCAAAGACATCCAGGACGGCCTGTATTTCGGCATGCCGCTGGAATGCGTCATTGAAACAGAAAAACGCCTTCGCTCCAGTCCCGAACGCTCCATCGCCTATTTTTCAATGGAGTACGGCTTGGGCTCGAGTTTCTATAACTCATTTAAAACCGCCCGCGGCATACACCCTAATAACAGCAACCAGGAACATGAGGTCTTTTCAAATTTCAGGCTGGCCGACTACTTCTTTACCTTCCAGATAGAAAGCATAATGGACCTTCCTCTGTATAGCGGCGGCCTGGGCGTGCTCGCGGGGGATACCCTGAAAACAATGGCGGACTACAAACTCCCCGTAGTCGCGCTGGGAATGCTCTGGAACACCGGCTACTTCAGGCAGAGATTCTGGTTCAAATACGGACAAATGCCTGAGGCAATACACTGGGACCCTGCTTCTTATCCCGGGCTCATACCGCTTAAGAACAGGGTGAAGATCAAGCTTAAATCGGAAACCATAGAGTTAAAGCTATGGAAATACTACTGTTACAGCTACAGACATGATTATGCCATACCTTTAATACTGTTGGATTCCTGCCTGGAATCAAATACGGAAAAACTCAAATGCCTTACAGACCAGCTCTACAGAAGCGATGATGTATGGATTAAAATAATGCAGCGGGTGATCCTGGGCATGGGCGGTGTGGCGGCGTTAGAAGAACTGGGATACAACATTGGCACATACCATATGAATGAAGGCCATGCCGTATTCGCGTTTTTGGCCAAGGCAAGAGGGCTGGGAGACAAAGACATTGAGGGCCTCAAACAACACTTTGCTTATACCTGCCATACTCCGGTTGAGGCCGGGCATGACAGATTCTCCACAGGCGACCTCGGCAGGATACTGCCCAAAGAAGATATGGAAATAGCGCAAGAATTCGGCAGGGAGGGCGAAGGCGCCGTAAACCTGACGTTATTGGCGATGAACGTCTCATCCAGAATAAATGCCGTATCAAAGGCGCATCAGAAAGTAACGCACCTGCAGTTTCCCGCGTACCGGGATACGATAGGGTTTGTGACAAACGGCGTGCACACGCACACCTGGATATCGGACAGTTTTATGCAGCTATTTGAGGATTTTCGCGATACCTTCGGCGACATAAAGGCCAACCCCATGGCTTTAGCCAAGGCAAGCGATCTGAGAAAAGAACCCGGATTCAGGGAGGCGTTATGGCAGGCGCATCAAGTCAATAAATCGCGGCTCTGCGGGATGCTCTACAAATGGGGCTTGAATAAAGACCTCTTTACCATATGCTGGGCGCGCAGGGTAGCCGCGTATAAAAGGCCGAGCATGATACTGCAGGATGTAAACCGCCTGCTTGAGATCGCCGGGAAATACGGCCCGATCCAGATAATCTTTGCCGGTAAAGCGCACCCAATGGACAATATGGGATTTACCTATATAAATGAGATGCTGGATAAGGTAGACGGGCTCAACGAAGAATACGACATGCTTAAGATCATAATGCTGGAAAACTACGAGACATTCCTGGCAAAGACGCTTACCTCAGGGGTAGACGTATGGCTCAACAACCCTCTCCCGCCGTTTGAGGCATCCGGCACAAGCGGTATGAAAGCGATCTTGAACGGCGTAATACAGATGACTACGCTGGACGGCTGGGTAGTAGAAGCGGAAGATAAAGGCATAGGGAAGATCTTCGGCTACAGGAACAAAGAAGGCCATATAGGCGGCGAGCATAACCTCCATATGGAAGACGACGCCCGCCAGCTATATAAAGCGCTTGAGGAAACAGTCGCTTTATATTACCGGACTAACGCGCAAGGCAAAGTTGACGCCTCTTCTCCCTGGATAGACATGATGATAAACTGCATAGCCGCGGGAGCCGATTTCAATACCTACAGGATGCTTGATGAGTATAAAGAGAAAATATGGCAGATCAAGTGA
- a CDS encoding peptide chain release factor-like protein, which translates to MRLYDKDLRVEFYKSGGPGGQHKNKRQTAVRITHLPTGISAVAAEERSQAQNRNMAIARLRGKLKALISKRKPRIPTRTPAAVKQRVKQRKILRSEKKKSRAKVVISGPYSE; encoded by the coding sequence ATGCGCCTATATGATAAAGACCTGAGGGTAGAGTTCTATAAAAGCGGCGGCCCCGGCGGCCAGCATAAGAATAAAAGGCAAACAGCAGTAAGGATAACCCATCTGCCGACCGGGATCTCCGCGGTTGCCGCGGAAGAACGCTCTCAAGCGCAAAACAGGAATATGGCAATCGCGCGCCTGAGAGGCAAATTAAAGGCGCTGATATCAAAAAGAAAGCCCAGAATACCCACCAGGACACCGGCTGCCGTAAAACAAAGGGTAAAACAGAGAAAGATCCTGAGGTCTGAAAAGAAAAAATCCAGGGCAAAGGTAGTTATTTCTGGTCCCTACTCAGAATAA
- a CDS encoding DUF134 domain-containing protein produces the protein MDPRGRPKKYKIVRNDPHIWRFSPRGKAGRPEEIDLKIEEFEAFRLSDNDGLKQAQAAELMRISQQTFSRLLKKARTTLADALVNGKIIKIQGGCYVLSTRQNNNHNNHEKHEAPRTQDRIPE, from the coding sequence ATGGACCCGCGCGGAAGGCCTAAAAAGTATAAAATAGTGCGAAATGACCCCCATATCTGGCGCTTCAGCCCCAGAGGAAAGGCAGGGAGGCCGGAAGAGATCGACCTTAAGATCGAAGAATTTGAGGCATTCCGGCTGTCTGATAATGACGGCCTTAAACAGGCCCAGGCAGCCGAATTAATGCGCATATCCCAGCAAACCTTCAGCCGGCTTCTTAAGAAGGCAAGGACAACCCTGGCAGACGCCCTTGTAAACGGCAAGATAATCAAAATACAGGGTGGCTGCTATGTATTAAGTACCCGCCAGAACAATAACCACAACAATCACGAGAAGCACGAAGCACCCAGGACCCAAGACAGAATCCCAGAATAA
- a CDS encoding transglutaminase domain-containing protein, with protein MRVLLRIFTIFLIAAASVILLSPLISLLFANSSLGRHAYHEVSFQVIAMKELPSSASLEGTIQSAVDYTRSRLGHYFSDSRPYAGKPFDYLVEGVGWCDYQAKVLCKLLAAKGISGRYAFLMVNDDVSSSPHTVAEVYYRGKWGVVDPLHNLIYRNDRGEAVTLEEITAETGSPAYLYPIRHAPVRSDDFLSEKHLFDLIANKYARIFGRAFAVVYQDAYLGMTAPKIKDPAARMLYKARNYHLYGRNEKARLLYRQILSNYPANRFSERAGIFLRELSAT; from the coding sequence ATGCGCGTTTTATTGAGAATTTTCACCATTTTCCTTATAGCGGCGGCGTCAGTAATACTCTTGTCGCCGCTGATTTCTTTATTGTTCGCGAATTCTTCCCTGGGCAGGCATGCCTACCACGAGGTTTCATTTCAGGTAATAGCAATGAAGGAACTGCCGTCATCAGCTTCATTGGAGGGCACGATTCAGTCCGCCGTTGATTATACGAGGTCGCGCCTGGGACATTATTTCAGCGATAGCAGGCCATACGCGGGGAAGCCCTTTGACTATCTGGTAGAGGGGGTGGGGTGGTGCGATTATCAGGCAAAGGTTTTATGCAAGCTGCTGGCCGCGAAAGGCATATCCGGCCGCTACGCGTTCCTTATGGTGAATGATGATGTGTCAAGCTCACCCCACACAGTAGCCGAAGTATATTATAGAGGTAAATGGGGGGTTGTTGACCCGCTGCACAACCTTATTTACCGTAACGATAGGGGGGAGGCAGTTACATTAGAAGAGATCACCGCTGAGACAGGTTCTCCCGCGTATCTTTATCCCATCCGGCACGCGCCGGTGCGTTCCGATGATTTTCTCTCTGAAAAGCACCTTTTTGACTTGATCGCGAATAAATATGCCCGGATATTCGGCAGGGCGTTTGCCGTCGTGTACCAGGACGCCTATTTGGGCATGACAGCGCCAAAGATCAAGGATCCGGCCGCCAGAATGCTCTATAAGGCCAGAAATTACCATCTTTACGGCAGAAATGAGAAAGCGCGGTTGTTATACCGCCAAATACTCAGTAATTATCCCGCAAACAGGTTTTCCGAAAGGGCCGGTATTTTTCTGCGGGAACTCTCCGCAACCTAA
- a CDS encoding ATP-binding protein translates to MKAKTDRYHESILLELINHIPDVVYIKDRKGRLILVNEAHAKGLGLKPDEVAGKTDFDFFPKERAEIMARDDEYVMSTGKPIIDKIERSTRPDGIDNYVSTTKIPRHDEKGNIIGLMGITRDITRRFHLERLQKEKEQIEKRLESLEEMNRMKSEFVSAVSHELRTPLAIIKESVMLILDNVGGILNDKQRDILTTGRNNIERLNKIISELLDISRIERGAFSLHYSLADLCGIINDSSAHFRKLARQKKITLRYNIPAGQINLFIDAERVNQALSNLINNAIKFTEEGGRVSVEVELLQARVRVGVLDTGVGIAEQDIPRLCAKFVQVSRTPASEKKGVGLGLYIVKELVQRHGGEIEIESRLGVGSKFYFTLPLFYSASPLPGQMRENINGLLEKNEQFYLIHLAIVNYGKFLKRIKAPSREFTRKLDAVLGKLQCPVFSHEGPGAEFSIIAPQATEAKISGMHTLLNLEIKRLLESYRLKNFFINIQISTPSDTDSPAVRQISCLHIMSMRLGLEVRKFKRFNYRSSIKIIPYEDRVSAYTVDISEGGLRLAGRSAFDLGMKKQLKIGLKAPGSKEYLYLPVRVAWVRNNMVGVEFTGLRKKEKAVVCRLIRSASTKQVK, encoded by the coding sequence ATGAAGGCGAAAACCGACAGGTATCACGAGAGCATCCTTTTGGAACTTATAAATCATATTCCCGACGTCGTCTATATTAAAGACAGAAAGGGGCGGCTTATCCTGGTGAACGAAGCCCACGCCAAGGGCCTGGGGCTTAAGCCGGATGAAGTCGCCGGCAAGACCGACTTTGATTTTTTCCCGAAGGAACGCGCCGAGATAATGGCCAGGGACGATGAATATGTGATGAGCACAGGCAAGCCCATCATTGACAAGATCGAGAGGTCAACGAGGCCTGACGGCATTGACAATTATGTCTCCACCACCAAGATACCCAGGCATGACGAGAAAGGCAATATCATCGGCCTTATGGGTATCACCAGGGATATAACTCGGCGTTTCCACCTGGAACGCCTGCAGAAAGAGAAGGAACAGATTGAGAAGCGCCTTGAGTCGTTAGAGGAAATGAACAGGATGAAATCGGAATTTGTCTCCGCCGTTTCTCATGAGCTCAGGACACCCTTAGCGATCATCAAGGAATCGGTAATGCTTATCCTGGATAATGTCGGGGGCATACTCAACGATAAGCAGAGGGATATCCTTACTACCGGCAGGAATAATATAGAGCGGTTGAACAAGATCATAAGCGAGCTGCTTGATATCTCCAGGATTGAAAGAGGGGCGTTTTCCCTGCATTATTCGCTGGCTGATCTATGCGGCATAATCAATGATAGTTCGGCGCATTTCCGGAAATTAGCGCGGCAGAAAAAGATAACCCTGCGTTATAACATCCCTGCCGGGCAGATAAACCTGTTTATTGACGCCGAAAGGGTCAACCAGGCCCTATCCAACCTTATTAACAACGCGATAAAGTTCACGGAAGAAGGGGGGAGGGTAAGCGTAGAGGTGGAACTGCTGCAGGCAAGGGTCAGAGTAGGGGTGCTGGATACGGGTGTAGGCATTGCCGAGCAGGATATACCCCGGCTGTGCGCGAAGTTCGTGCAGGTATCCCGGACACCTGCCTCAGAGAAAAAAGGCGTAGGGCTGGGGCTTTATATAGTAAAGGAACTGGTGCAGAGGCACGGGGGAGAAATAGAGATAGAATCCCGGTTAGGCGTAGGCAGTAAGTTCTATTTTACGCTACCGCTGTTTTACAGCGCAAGCCCGCTCCCTGGACAAATGAGGGAGAACATAAACGGCTTGCTGGAAAAAAACGAGCAGTTTTATCTGATCCACCTGGCCATAGTTAACTACGGTAAATTCCTGAAAAGGATAAAGGCCCCCTCCCGGGAGTTCACGCGGAAACTTGACGCTGTTTTGGGCAAATTGCAATGCCCGGTGTTCAGCCACGAAGGCCCCGGAGCTGAATTCAGCATTATAGCGCCCCAGGCGACCGAGGCGAAAATAAGCGGCATGCATACTTTGCTTAATCTGGAGATCAAGCGGTTATTAGAGTCATACCGGCTTAAGAACTTTTTTATAAACATACAGATCTCAACTCCTTCAGATACAGACAGCCCTGCTGTCAGGCAGATCTCATGTTTACACATTATGAGCATGCGCCTGGGCCTTGAGGTAAGGAAATTCAAGAGGTTTAATTACAGGTCCAGTATAAAGATCATCCCCTATGAGGACAGGGTCTCGGCTTACACGGTAGACATATCCGAAGGCGGGCTGCGCCTGGCCGGCAGAAGCGCTTTTGATCTTGGAATGAAGAAGCAGCTTAAGATAGGCCTGAAAGCGCCCGGGTCAAAGGAATATCTTTATTTGCCCGTAAGGGTGGCATGGGTAAGGAATAATATGGTAGGCGTCGAGTTTACCGGCCTGAGAAAGAAAGAAAAGGCGGTGGTCTGTCGGCTGATACGGTCGGCTTCAACTAAACAGGTCAAGTAG
- a CDS encoding undecaprenyl-diphosphate phosphatase: MVEAIKFIFLGVLQGLTEFLPVSSSGHLVIAQKALGATSGIVKVAAALHLGTVISLLVYFFKDILAALKSIKTARNIAVTTLATGLVAFAGKQFFESLFNSLVWVSFGLLLTSLVLFRLKKYLYGVKGLKDIGISDSLILGIAQGFAIIPGLSRSGLTIGVLLFLGFSRQGAFRYSFLASIPAVIGAFLLEAGTDALTLSPAMYLGIIAAFFSGLLALKALALMLNKAKLHLFAYYCLALSCAVLIISFSGRH; the protein is encoded by the coding sequence ATGGTAGAAGCAATTAAATTTATTTTTTTAGGCGTATTGCAGGGCCTGACGGAATTCCTGCCTGTAAGCAGTTCCGGCCATTTAGTTATTGCCCAGAAGGCATTAGGCGCGACAAGCGGAATTGTGAAGGTCGCGGCAGCGCTGCATCTTGGCACGGTCATTTCCTTACTGGTCTATTTTTTCAAAGATATCCTGGCGGCCTTAAAAAGCATCAAGACGGCAAGGAATATTGCCGTTACCACGTTGGCCACGGGCCTGGTAGCCTTCGCGGGCAAGCAGTTCTTTGAGTCCTTGTTTAATTCGCTTGTTTGGGTTTCTTTCGGGTTATTGCTTACTTCGCTCGTGCTTTTTCGCTTAAAGAAATATCTATATGGCGTCAAGGGCCTGAAGGATATAGGTATATCGGACTCTCTGATATTAGGCATAGCGCAGGGCTTTGCGATCATCCCCGGATTGTCGCGTTCAGGGCTTACCATAGGCGTATTGCTGTTCTTGGGATTCAGCAGGCAGGGAGCATTCAGATATTCATTCCTGGCATCCATACCGGCAGTCATCGGCGCGTTCCTGCTTGAGGCAGGGACAGACGCCTTAACACTGTCTCCTGCCATGTATTTGGGTATTATCGCCGCTTTCTTCAGCGGCTTATTGGCGTTAAAGGCGCTTGCGCTCATGCTCAATAAGGCGAAATTGCATTTATTTGCCTACTACTGCCTGGCGTTGTCCTGCGCGGTTTTGATAATATCATTTTCCGGGAGGCATTGA